Proteins from a genomic interval of Gemmatimonas sp.:
- a CDS encoding aspartate ammonia-lyase — protein sequence MSATAGTSSLPPVAMRVETDPLGAFEVPQSALYGIQTARALQNFAISGLRPLWPFVVAQVWIKKAAAMVHRHTGRLDAPLADAIVTAADEVLAGRHRDQFVVDPYQAGAGTSHNMNVNEVLANRANELLGAPRGRYVPVHPNDHVNMAQSTNDTIPTNIRLAVLGELPLLVGALEALEAALVDRARAFDHIVKAGRTHLQDAMPIRLGQEFAAYAGSIARARKRLGEAADYLNDLGIGGSAVGTGVTVEPQYPSLMVAALRDITCITTLREGTDRVQLMQSMGDVAAFSAAMRGIAIDLSKIVSDLRLMVSGPRTGFDEIVLPAVQPGSSIMPGKVNPSIPEMVNQVCYQVMGCDVTVAMAAEHGQLELNVMMPVIAHNVLLSMHILTSAITTLTTRCVAGIEANPDMCAYWVERSAALATALLPALGYAAAAELSKRSVREGVLIRDLITREQIVPAAEVEALLDLRRLTEIGMPGSRPAS from the coding sequence ATGAGCGCCACTGCGGGAACGTCGTCGCTGCCGCCGGTTGCCATGCGCGTCGAGACGGACCCGCTCGGCGCATTCGAGGTGCCGCAGTCGGCGCTCTACGGCATTCAGACCGCGCGGGCGCTGCAGAACTTCGCCATCAGTGGCCTGCGCCCGCTGTGGCCGTTCGTCGTGGCACAGGTCTGGATCAAGAAGGCCGCAGCCATGGTGCACCGGCACACCGGCCGGCTCGATGCCCCCTTGGCCGACGCGATCGTCACCGCCGCCGATGAAGTGCTCGCCGGACGCCACCGCGACCAGTTTGTCGTCGATCCCTACCAGGCGGGGGCCGGCACGTCGCACAACATGAATGTGAACGAGGTGCTGGCCAACCGCGCCAATGAGCTGCTGGGAGCGCCGCGCGGCCGCTATGTCCCGGTGCATCCGAATGACCATGTCAACATGGCGCAGAGCACCAACGACACGATCCCCACCAACATCCGGCTCGCCGTACTTGGGGAACTGCCGCTGTTGGTGGGCGCGCTCGAAGCGCTCGAGGCCGCGCTGGTTGATCGGGCGCGGGCGTTCGATCACATCGTCAAGGCGGGCCGGACGCACCTGCAGGACGCCATGCCCATCCGCCTCGGACAGGAGTTCGCCGCCTACGCTGGATCCATCGCACGCGCGCGCAAGCGTCTCGGTGAAGCAGCAGACTACCTCAATGATCTGGGCATCGGGGGCAGTGCGGTCGGCACCGGGGTCACCGTCGAACCGCAGTACCCGTCGCTCATGGTTGCGGCGCTGCGCGATATCACCTGTATCACCACCCTGCGCGAAGGCACCGATCGGGTGCAGCTGATGCAGAGCATGGGGGACGTGGCGGCATTCAGCGCCGCCATGCGCGGCATCGCCATCGATCTCTCGAAGATCGTGAGCGACCTGCGACTCATGGTGTCCGGCCCGCGCACGGGATTCGATGAAATCGTGCTCCCCGCCGTGCAGCCGGGGTCCAGCATCATGCCGGGAAAGGTCAACCCCTCCATTCCGGAGATGGTGAATCAGGTGTGCTATCAGGTCATGGGCTGCGATGTCACCGTGGCGATGGCCGCCGAGCACGGGCAGCTGGAGCTCAATGTCATGATGCCGGTCATTGCCCATAACGTGCTGCTGTCCATGCACATCCTCACGTCGGCTATCACGACGCTGACCACCCGCTGCGTTGCCGGGATCGAAGCCAACCCGGACATGTGCGCCTACTGGGTGGAACGCTCGGCGGCCCTCGCCACCGCTCTCCTTCCCGCGCTCGGATACGCGGCCGCCGCCGAGCTCTCCAAGCGGAGCGTGCGGGAGGGCGTGCTCATCCGCGATCTCATCACCCGCGAGCAGATCGTCCCGGCCGCAGAGGTGGAGGCCCTGCTCGATCTCCGTCGCCTCACCGAGATCGGCATGCCGGGCAGTCGGCCGGCGTCGTGA
- a CDS encoding Rrf2 family transcriptional regulator has protein sequence MRITTWAEYGLICALHLARRAGDGPVTGRDVAAREKLPGDYVEQILLRMRRAGIVASTRGARGGYSLARAAEEITVRDVIKASELTTFDLHCVSHPVDAGRCAEAENCSIRPVWMLLQKRIDEVLDSVRLSDLLADESVVRDRVGLASFEAAGAVPGGLPILQS, from the coding sequence ATGCGCATAACAACGTGGGCTGAGTACGGGCTGATTTGCGCCCTCCACCTTGCCCGTCGCGCCGGCGACGGGCCGGTAACGGGCCGGGACGTGGCGGCACGCGAAAAGCTGCCGGGCGATTACGTCGAGCAGATTCTGCTGCGGATGCGGCGCGCCGGCATCGTGGCCAGCACGCGCGGGGCCCGCGGCGGGTATTCGCTGGCGCGCGCGGCCGAGGAAATCACCGTGCGTGATGTCATCAAGGCCTCCGAACTCACCACCTTCGACCTGCACTGCGTATCGCATCCGGTGGACGCCGGGCGGTGTGCCGAAGCGGAGAACTGCAGTATTCGGCCGGTGTGGATGCTGCTCCAGAAGCGCATTGACGAGGTGCTCGACAGCGTGCGGCTGAGTGATCTGCTGGCTGACGAATCTGTCGTGCGTGATCGCGTCGGGCTGGCCAGCTTCGAGGCGGCCGGCGCGGTGCCCGGCGGTCTTCCCATTTTGCAGTCCTGA
- the smpB gene encoding SsrA-binding protein SmpB — protein sequence MVNTDTEEPTELIARNKRARHEYEILDTWEAGLVLTGTEVKALRDGRANLTDAFGYVKDGEVFLLNLHIGAYGHGNVFNHEATRTRKLLLHKREIRRLIGSVERQGLTLVPLDLYFRRGKVKTRIALARGKQQHDKREDLKKRDAEREIARVLRKR from the coding sequence ATGGTCAACACGGACACCGAAGAACCGACCGAACTGATCGCGCGAAACAAGCGCGCCCGCCACGAGTACGAGATCCTCGACACGTGGGAGGCCGGTCTCGTTCTCACCGGGACCGAGGTAAAGGCGTTGCGGGATGGCCGGGCCAACCTCACCGACGCCTTCGGGTATGTGAAGGATGGCGAGGTGTTCCTGCTGAACCTGCACATCGGGGCGTATGGACATGGCAACGTATTCAACCACGAGGCCACCCGCACGCGCAAACTGTTGCTCCACAAGCGTGAGATTCGCCGACTCATTGGATCGGTCGAGCGTCAGGGGCTCACGCTTGTCCCGCTCGACCTGTATTTCCGGCGCGGCAAGGTGAAAACCCGGATTGCCCTTGCCCGCGGTAAGCAGCAGCACGACAAGCGCGAGGACCTCAAGAAGCGCGATGCCGAGCGCGAGATCGCGCGGGTACTGCGCAAACGATGA
- a CDS encoding N-acetylmuramoyl-L-alanine amidase — translation MLGLSAQAASAQSPAAAPPSAPAPFTARLGERVRPVAVILHPDGGLALRADALAAALGGQLLRDPVRAGRYRFEVGAVGLDIEQGTSLVIAGDDTLVLGREVIRAAGALYVPVALAADLLPRLGTGVLFDAEKREIRRFAPVSSGRRASDATQRPASVPATASVRAEPDRTAVRAPETRAGNRQRIVVVDAGHGGRDNGMSGPIGGGPRIYEKNVTLAVSKQLQRALEDRGVRVVMTRTADTLIGLYDRGPIANAAKGDLFVSIHVNAANPKWKNPGAARGFETYFLAEAKTEDERRVAAMENEAVKFETKADVSGDDPLGFIMRDMAQNEHLRESMQLASLIQGAMRTVHPGPNRGVKQAGLVVLVTAFMPAVLVEIGFGTNPAEASYITNPQRQAELAERLADAIVRYLAKYERKVGG, via the coding sequence GTGCTCGGGCTCAGCGCCCAGGCGGCCTCGGCGCAATCCCCGGCGGCCGCGCCACCATCGGCTCCGGCCCCCTTCACGGCACGACTCGGCGAGCGCGTCCGCCCGGTCGCGGTCATCCTGCATCCGGATGGCGGGCTGGCCCTTCGTGCCGATGCGCTCGCTGCGGCGCTGGGCGGACAGCTGCTGCGTGATCCGGTACGCGCCGGTCGCTACCGGTTCGAGGTGGGGGCGGTCGGATTGGATATCGAGCAGGGCACGTCGCTGGTGATTGCCGGCGACGACACCCTGGTACTTGGTCGTGAGGTCATCCGGGCGGCCGGGGCACTCTACGTGCCGGTCGCGCTCGCGGCGGATCTGCTGCCGCGTCTCGGTACGGGGGTGCTCTTCGACGCGGAGAAGCGCGAGATCAGGCGATTCGCACCGGTGTCCTCCGGTCGGCGTGCCAGCGACGCGACCCAGCGTCCTGCGTCCGTGCCCGCTACCGCGTCGGTGCGCGCCGAGCCCGACCGCACGGCGGTGCGCGCCCCTGAGACACGCGCCGGGAATCGTCAACGCATCGTCGTGGTCGACGCCGGCCACGGGGGACGGGACAACGGAATGTCCGGGCCGATCGGTGGTGGGCCACGGATCTACGAGAAGAACGTCACATTGGCCGTGTCGAAGCAGCTCCAGCGCGCCCTCGAAGACCGAGGCGTCCGAGTGGTCATGACACGTACCGCGGACACGCTGATCGGTTTGTACGATCGCGGACCGATAGCCAACGCGGCAAAGGGCGACCTGTTCGTGTCCATTCACGTCAACGCGGCAAATCCGAAGTGGAAGAACCCCGGCGCCGCGCGCGGCTTCGAAACGTACTTCCTGGCCGAAGCGAAGACGGAAGACGAGCGGCGCGTGGCGGCGATGGAAAACGAGGCCGTGAAGTTCGAAACCAAGGCCGATGTCAGCGGTGATGATCCGCTCGGATTCATCATGCGCGACATGGCGCAGAACGAGCATTTGCGGGAATCGATGCAGCTCGCCTCGCTCATCCAGGGCGCCATGCGTACCGTGCATCCAGGTCCGAACCGTGGAGTGAAGCAGGCTGGGCTGGTTGTGCTCGTCACGGCATTCATGCCCGCCGTACTGGTGGAAATCGGCTTCGGAACCAATCCGGCCGAGGCGTCCTACATCACGAATCCGCAGCGGCAGGCAGAGCTCGCTGAACGGCTCGCCGACGCCATCGTCCGCTATCTCGCGAAATACGAACGCAAGGTGGGTGGATGA
- a CDS encoding dihydroorotate dehydrogenase — protein sequence MSEIATRVAGLDFRNPVVLASGTAGFGIEIEDVVDLDAVGGISTKAVSIAPRKGNPALRVSEFAGGMINAIGLANPGLDEVRRDYLPWLPAHHPGTRVFVNVVGNSIDDFAAVVDAIDGMPGIDGFELNVSCPNVKAGGLEFGADQRALAALVAAARGKTPRPIFVKLSPTLGAGIADTAKVAVDAGATGLTLVNTMPGLVIDTHRRKPKISFGSGGLSGPAVLPIGLLATWRVSQALPGVPLIGLGGVSTGDDAVQYLLAGASLVGVGTAALRDPRAPERIARQMAAWAQREGVRDLPSIIGTLQWPS from the coding sequence ATGAGCGAAATCGCAACGCGGGTGGCGGGGCTCGACTTCCGTAATCCGGTGGTGCTGGCGTCGGGGACCGCAGGCTTCGGCATCGAGATCGAGGATGTCGTTGATCTCGATGCCGTGGGCGGGATCTCCACCAAGGCTGTCAGCATTGCTCCGCGAAAGGGCAATCCGGCGTTGCGTGTCTCCGAGTTCGCCGGCGGCATGATCAACGCCATCGGGCTGGCCAACCCCGGGCTCGACGAAGTCAGGCGCGACTATCTCCCGTGGCTCCCCGCCCATCATCCCGGCACGCGGGTCTTCGTGAACGTCGTTGGCAACAGCATCGACGACTTCGCCGCGGTGGTGGACGCCATCGACGGGATGCCCGGCATCGACGGGTTCGAACTCAATGTGAGTTGCCCGAACGTGAAGGCCGGGGGGCTCGAGTTTGGTGCCGACCAGCGGGCGCTGGCGGCCCTCGTGGCGGCGGCGCGTGGCAAGACTCCGCGCCCGATCTTCGTGAAGCTCTCCCCGACACTCGGCGCGGGCATCGCCGACACCGCGAAGGTCGCGGTCGACGCGGGTGCCACCGGGCTCACGCTCGTGAACACGATGCCGGGGCTCGTCATCGACACCCACAGGCGGAAGCCGAAGATCAGCTTCGGCAGTGGCGGCCTGTCGGGGCCCGCCGTGCTCCCCATCGGGTTGCTCGCCACGTGGCGGGTGAGCCAAGCGCTCCCGGGCGTGCCACTCATCGGGCTCGGTGGCGTGAGCACCGGCGATGACGCCGTGCAGTATCTGCTCGCCGGCGCGTCGCTGGTGGGTGTGGGAACGGCCGCGCTGCGCGACCCTCGGGCCCCCGAACGCATTGCGCGGCAGATGGCCGCGTGGGCGCAGCGCGAAGGCGTGCGCGATCTTCCCTCGATCATCGGAACCTTGCAGTGGCCCTCCTGA
- the pyrF gene encoding orotidine-5'-phosphate decarboxylase, producing the protein MALLTASAAIPIVALDVPDRAGAEAVVRRLGDACGFYKVGLELFSAEGPAIVSWLRGLGKEVFVDLKLHDIPNTVRGAARSVARHGAALLTVHASGGREMIAAAVEGAREGRPDGGCGILGVTILTSMDATGVESAWGRTGVTVQDEVLRLAGLVAEGQGTGIVCSGHEADAVRGKFGGRLGLLIPGIRLPGGEAHDQRRVMTPAAAAEAGARWLILGRAVTAAADPVAAMAEVNQSLAGIS; encoded by the coding sequence GTGGCCCTCCTGACCGCGTCTGCCGCCATCCCCATCGTCGCCCTCGACGTCCCCGACCGCGCCGGGGCAGAAGCCGTGGTGCGCCGGCTCGGGGACGCCTGTGGCTTTTACAAGGTGGGGCTCGAGCTGTTCTCGGCTGAGGGGCCGGCGATCGTGTCGTGGCTGCGCGGATTGGGCAAGGAGGTGTTCGTCGACCTCAAGCTGCACGACATCCCCAACACGGTGCGCGGCGCCGCCCGAAGCGTGGCTCGCCATGGTGCCGCCTTGCTCACGGTACACGCCAGCGGCGGCCGGGAAATGATCGCCGCGGCCGTCGAAGGGGCCCGCGAAGGGCGACCGGACGGTGGCTGCGGCATCCTCGGGGTAACCATCCTGACGAGCATGGACGCCACCGGGGTCGAGTCGGCGTGGGGGCGGACCGGTGTCACCGTGCAGGACGAAGTCCTGCGGTTGGCCGGGCTGGTTGCGGAGGGGCAGGGCACCGGCATCGTGTGTTCGGGCCATGAGGCGGATGCGGTTCGGGGAAAGTTCGGTGGTCGTCTCGGACTGCTCATCCCCGGCATCCGCTTGCCGGGCGGGGAGGCCCATGATCAGCGCCGCGTGATGACCCCTGCCGCCGCCGCGGAGGCGGGGGCCCGGTGGTTGATTCTTGGCCGCGCGGTAACCGCTGCCGCCGATCCCGTGGCCGCCATGGCGGAAGTCAACCAGTCCCTTGCGGGTATCTCCTAA
- the rpmJ gene encoding 50S ribosomal protein L36, with translation MKVRSSVKPICEHCKVVKRQGVTRIICKRNPKHKQRQG, from the coding sequence GTGAAAGTTCGCAGCAGCGTCAAGCCGATCTGTGAGCACTGCAAAGTCGTCAAGCGACAGGGCGTGACTCGCATCATCTGCAAGCGCAACCCGAAGCACAAGCAGCGTCAGGGCTAA
- the rpsM gene encoding 30S ribosomal protein S13, with the protein MARIAGVDLPREKKIEIGLTYIFGIGRKTAQKILEAAGVSSAQRVRDLNDSDLNKLRQEIERNVRVEGALRTEVAMNIKRLMDIGSYRGTRHRRGLPVRGQRTHTNARTKKGPRRAIAGKKKVTK; encoded by the coding sequence ATGGCACGTATTGCTGGCGTCGATCTTCCGCGTGAGAAGAAGATCGAGATCGGCCTGACCTACATCTTCGGCATCGGTCGCAAGACCGCCCAGAAGATCCTCGAGGCCGCGGGTGTGTCGAGCGCGCAGCGCGTTCGCGACCTGAACGATTCCGACCTGAACAAGCTCCGTCAGGAAATCGAGCGCAACGTCCGCGTCGAAGGTGCCCTGCGCACCGAAGTCGCGATGAACATCAAGCGCCTGATGGACATCGGCTCCTACCGTGGCACGCGCCACCGTCGTGGCCTCCCCGTGCGCGGGCAGCGCACGCACACGAACGCGCGCACCAAGAAGGGGCCGCGCCGCGCCATCGCGGGCAAGAAGAAGGTGACCAAGTAA
- the rpsK gene encoding 30S ribosomal protein S11 encodes MATAKKTKRVVEAEGIAHVSATFNNTTITITDMHGNAVSWGSAGKAGFKGSKKSTPFAATVASEQCAREALTAGVRRVHVRVQGPGSGRESAIQALAAAGLQVKSIRDVTPIPHNGCRPPKRRRV; translated from the coding sequence ATGGCTACCGCAAAGAAGACCAAGCGCGTCGTCGAGGCCGAAGGCATCGCCCACGTCAGCGCCACGTTCAACAACACGACCATCACGATCACCGACATGCATGGCAACGCAGTGTCGTGGGGCTCCGCCGGCAAGGCGGGCTTCAAGGGGTCGAAGAAGTCCACGCCGTTCGCCGCCACCGTGGCCTCCGAGCAGTGTGCGCGCGAAGCGCTCACCGCTGGGGTGCGCCGGGTGCACGTGCGCGTGCAGGGTCCCGGTTCCGGCCGCGAGTCGGCCATCCAGGCGCTCGCCGCTGCGGGTCTCCAGGTGAAGTCCATTCGTGACGTCACCCCGATCCCGCACAACGGCTGCCGTCCCCCCAAGCGCCGGAGGGTCTGA
- the rpsD gene encoding 30S ribosomal protein S4, producing the protein MARYTGPSCRQCRREGAKLFLKGTKCFTEKCPVERRPYAPGQHGQATARRKKMSEFAKQLREKQKIKRIYGISEKQFRNTFERVSTQAGITGHNLLAALETRLDNVVYRMGFAPSRKAARQLIRHRHIEVKGRLLDIPSYQVRPGEEVRVKQSSRELVLVMSAMEQASKGGSLSWIAVDKESFSGRVLEKPARTSIPLAAQEQLVVELYSK; encoded by the coding sequence ATGGCTCGCTACACTGGTCCCAGCTGCCGTCAGTGCCGTCGTGAGGGCGCCAAGCTCTTCCTGAAGGGCACCAAGTGCTTCACCGAAAAGTGCCCCGTGGAGCGTCGTCCGTACGCCCCGGGTCAGCACGGTCAGGCCACGGCTCGCCGCAAGAAGATGTCGGAGTTCGCCAAGCAGCTGCGCGAAAAGCAGAAGATCAAGCGCATCTACGGCATCTCCGAGAAGCAGTTCCGCAACACGTTCGAGCGCGTGTCCACGCAGGCCGGCATCACCGGTCACAACCTGCTGGCCGCCCTCGAGACCCGTCTGGACAATGTCGTGTACCGCATGGGCTTCGCCCCCAGCCGCAAGGCCGCGCGTCAGCTCATCCGTCACCGGCACATCGAGGTGAAGGGTCGCCTCCTCGACATCCCGTCGTACCAGGTGCGGCCGGGCGAGGAAGTGCGCGTGAAGCAGTCCTCGCGCGAACTCGTGCTCGTCATGAGTGCCATGGAGCAGGCGTCGAAGGGCGGCTCGCTCTCGTGGATCGCCGTCGACAAGGAGTCGTTCAGCGGTCGCGTGCTCGAGAAGCCCGCGCGCACCAGCATCCCGCTGGCCGCGCAGGAACAGCTCGTCGTCGAACTGTACTCCAAGTAA